The genomic window TATCCGTCGGGGTCTTCGAAGGCCACGAATCGCGTGGTGTCGACGTGGGCGACGATCAACTCGGCGTGCGAGAGGGCCGCGTAGTGGGCCGCCTCGCGCACGATCCGGCTCGACTGCCCGGGTACGACCGCGGCGATCACCTTTCCGGCACCGACGCTCGCGCGGGGCTGATCGGTCATGGAGTCTCCTCTCGACGACGGCCGCGGCCCGGTCGCCGCCCCTCGACGGCTCGGCCGGAATGCGCCGTGATATCCTGGCTGTTACTCTTACCGGCTCGGTCCGGAACCGCAATACGCAGGGCCTACAGTCGGCCCTCGACGTCGATCGTGAGGGGGTCTCGCATGGGGCGTGGCCGTCAGAAGGCGAAGAACACCAAGATCGCCCGTGAGCTGAAGTACGACACCTATTCGGTGAACTACTCGGCTCTCGAGCGCGAACTGGGTGCACCCGCTCCGGGTGAAGACGCGTACGTCGACAAGTGGGCCGACCAGTACAGCGACGAATACGACAACGAGAAGGCCTGACGCCTTCCCGCTCGTTCTCGTACCGCTCGTACCTCGGTGCCGCGGTCGTCTGATCGTCGTACCCGCAGAAGCCAGAACGCCGAAGGGCGGCGACGTTTCCGTCGCCGCCCTTCGCTCGCGTTCGCGTCGCGTCGTCACCAGGTGAGGCCCGTGCGACGTTCCCACGCCTCTTCGACGCTCTCGCGGCGCACCATGACGATCGCGGCGGGAACGACGAGCAGCAGAGCGACGCCGAGAAGAGAGAGACCCGCGATCCAGCCCCCGGTCACCTCGTGCGTGAGCCCGATGGCCAGCGGCATCAGGGCGGCGAAGGCGTACCCCACGCTCTGCACGAACCCGCTCAGGGCGACCGTCGTCTCGTGCGAGCGCGTGCGCAGCCCGAACAGCACCAGTGCGAGGGGGAACATCAGGGGCGGGATGCCGATGAGCACGACCCACAGCACGGTCGCGGTCGCCGGAGCCACGATCAGCCCCAGCACCCCCGTCACCCCGCACCCCACCGCCACCACGTAGAACGGGGTGGTGCGGCCGAGCCGCGCCACCAGCAGGGGTACGAGGAGCGACACCGGTAGGCCCATGAAGGAGAAGAGCGCGAGCAGTCCGCCCGCCTCCGCGGCATCCACTCCGGCGACGTCGATGAGCAGGGGCGGCATCCACGCGAACATCCCGTAGGCGACCGAGGAGTTCACGCCGAACGTGATCACGAGGGCCCACGTCTGCGGCACACGCACGAGCCGCGACAGCACGGCCGTGCGCGGCTCGTCGAGCGCGTCGCGTCGCGACGCCCGCGCGCGCAG from Microbacterium testaceum includes these protein-coding regions:
- a CDS encoding MFS transporter; amino-acid sequence: MTRRSAGTIALAAAAIVLLALTLRIAVASLSPLLTRIGEEFPLPAVVVGLIGMAPPVAFALAGTVTPAIERRWGLERSVLIAAITAAVMLGLRAASVDAWALLGATAGVFAAVGVANVLIPTVVKKYFPERIGLMTTVYSTAMAVATFTPPLVAVPLADAVGWRGSFVTWAVVALAAVAPWVALNLRARASRRDALDEPRTAVLSRLVRVPQTWALVITFGVNSSVAYGMFAWMPPLLIDVAGVDAAEAGGLLALFSFMGLPVSLLVPLLVARLGRTTPFYVVAVGCGVTGVLGLIVAPATATVLWVVLIGIPPLMFPLALVLFGLRTRSHETTVALSGFVQSVGYAFAALMPLAIGLTHEVTGGWIAGLSLLGVALLLVVPAAIVMVRRESVEEAWERRTGLTW
- a CDS encoding DUF3073 domain-containing protein, yielding MGRGRQKAKNTKIARELKYDTYSVNYSALERELGAPAPGEDAYVDKWADQYSDEYDNEKA